The sequence AAACTAGCAATTGCTCCTTATTAGTTTCAATAGGAAACAAATGTTCATGTCCGAGGAACTCGACCACTGGAAAAAGAAGGAAAGCGACTGTCATAGATCAACTTGACCtaattctcatagagtaagcaGTCTGATGCTCTGACTTGGTAAGTTGTTTGTGGATTTGCAGCTGACTGCTTCTCGATTCACACTTGATAATTTATGAAACTGGTCCTGGTGGTATTCACTAGGTCAGAATGGTGTACTCTATCTATATAGTATGAGAAGATCCTACTGGGGTACTACAGTGTACTCCATCTACATTGCAAAATTAGAATGGTGTAGCACTCACTGCTGCTGGAATACTGTGGAGGAAATGAATTCTTGTCTCCTTCTATGATCTTGGGCAATTTTCACCTCGTGACCTAGCTTTCGGAGCGGAGTTAAGCCCAAAGTCCATTTCTTAATGATTAAGAAGGTTTTGTTCACTTCTTCCTATATTCAACGTGTAGTACTTTTAAATTCAAGTATGATTAAGctatactcaacgtgtagcagttttaaattcaaatatgattAAGCTGTCAATGGTGATGAAGGGGATTCTACCGTGGGGGAAGGATTATGCTTTAGTCAAGCTTACAGGAGAATAGAGGATACAAGATGCAACGATTCTTGGCTATCAGTTTCAGAGGATCTCTGGGGTACTTGAGTGGTATTTCCTTTCATAATGTGATGTTTAGTTCTCTATCTCAATTGCCAAATGATAAAGTCTGATGTCTGCAGTCATACTGAAGAAACTGTAATCTCTGTAATTGAGCATCAATGGTCTCTTAAGATGAGAAGGGACGTAGAGGGGGTAGGGAGCATTATTCACTGAGTTTCAAGCTATGCACCACTTGGCCCTTCGGAAATTTCTCTGTTATAAAGAAAAGTATCCTCATGTGTAGACGTACACCAAGATGAAAGATTGGATGTTGCTTAGAAACTGCTCAAGTATGGAGTTCACTAGGGAAGGTTTTCTCACTGAGTCCAACCTCCAAAAGAAGGGATTTCAGCTTTGCAGCTACTAGTCAGTTATGATGCATGTTTTTGGCAATATTTGGCATGTCAACCTCTTCTTTCGCTGTAGAACTACTAGTCAGTTATGATGCATGTCTTTGGCAATATTTGTCATGTCAAAATCCATTTTTGAGCTATGCTGGAACAAAGAATGGTTATGCAAGAAATCACAGAGGACTTAGAATACCATTCCTCAAGCCATTTGGTGGACTGTAGGAAATGACACAACTTTTGAAGGCAACAGGAGAACCATACATAGACAGACTTCAACAAAGATGAAccttttttctagttttttagGCCAATCTGGTTATTGAATATGATGAAGATGCACTTTTAGATACGAAAGAGGATCCACAGAATCTGTAATTATATTGACACTTCAGTTTACTTTCTATTGCATGACTGTTATCTGCGAAGTAATTGTTATATTTTGCTGTCTGGAACGCCAAAGTTCTACGTATATATGGATTGCTTATGATTTGAGTTTAGTCTGAACTTGCTTCTCATTTTCTAATGCAGGGAAAGTTTTTGCAAGGATTTAGTTCTTAAACAGTCCGAGTTAGCCTATTCTCAGCCAACCTCAGCTGGAAAAGCCTTCATCTCGAGTTATGCAAGGAGCAACTCGTTCTTGGTTTATACAACATCTGATTTGTAGCAAGTAAGGGATCCTCCCGCGAACTAGTCTCCAAGAAGGAACTACAACTCTGCAATAAAGATTGATGTAAAGGCGTATCCTTTGGCAGCAATAGAAGCTTTCTTCTTTTGCTTTTTTCGCAGAATGCAAAGCATCAACGACAGCCCTAGGAGCAACATGTTTCTACTCTGCCTCGCGGAAACAGGTAGTAAAAGTACTGGGACTGATGACCTTAATAGTATACCCTTCTTGCTTTAGTGCAGTATTCTCCTTCAACCTTTGGCTACATTAGcatatattatatgaaattagATGCCTTTTTGCTATATATTTATGCAAAATCATAGGACTTTTATTTTGGAACTTTTTGGTTATGATGATGTTTTACACACTGAAGATTGAGCATTTGGTACTTTTGGAGTCTTTTTGTAGGCCGCTCTTCGGGGCGATAAAGTGGACAATCCCTTACTGTGACTTGCATGAATCAACTCTATCTCCTCGATAAGAATTGAAAATCCATATTTAACCATGACCTCAACTTCTACATACCATTTTTCCAACTTCGATTTTTATATACTACTCTGGTGTCCTTCATTGATCTCGATAAAAATAATTTCGTTTTACGAGTTTCACAACTCAATTAtaagtttagttttttttttgacaaaattaattCTAAAAACAACACactttttctattcttttttcaGCTACTGACTCATCTAACGGTCACTTCACATTAAAATCCAATATTTGATCCACTTTTTAACACACCCCACCAACCCAAATTTAAAGTAtacaattatcatttttttggtCCCAATACACCAACGgtcaaaaatatatacatacaatattaagaaaacaaaacaatgaattaaataaataattttatgccAATTGCCATGTTTTACACAAAGTAAACAGAGAGCAACCATGAAAAACTAGTCTAAAagctaaaataatgaaaaacaataacaacaatctTTAGAGAATTTGATCGGAAAGTGGCGGTAGTCGCCGGAAAAAGTTGACGGGGACGGATGGCATGTCGTCGCGGAACCGAGGGTGGCGTAAGTAGTACAACCCTGACCCTACCACAAATGCCTTGAATGGAACCACATAAAACACCAATGAAGCAAGTAAACACACAATCACAAATATACCAGTAGCTCTAGGGTCCCTCCAATTGAACAATGCCTCTAGTCTTTCTCCTTGTGCTGCTACATCACCTAGTAGTGTTTGTGCCCTTCCGGCTAGTGCCCTCAACCTATCGTATCGTACACGAACATGTTCCATTGGCCTCGAGCTCGGGAACCCATCAAACTCCTCATCGAGCTCATCGGGGCCTATTGCATCTACGTAGGACAATCGAGGATCCATCGTGATTGCAACACGTTGACGATATCGATACCTTAGGGAAATGATCAAGAATGCATACATACATATTGTAGGTAACACTAGGTGTGGACATAACACAATGGCTATTAATAGTATATGTACCAAGATTGTTGTTGGAGGGTGCACCCATGTACGAATTCCATCGAGCCAACGAGCTAACGTGGCTGCTCTTGACAAGCACCCCACCACCCTAAACCAATTCGCCTTGCTACGTCTCATGCTCCATATGTGCGTGTCGGAATCCAACATACATTGAACCACTTCTTGTCCCAATGCTGGTTCCGATCTAGCTAATCGTGCTGTCACGATCCTCATAGCCGTGTGCCTTAGTATGTCCTGTTGGGCTGGACCAAATGGGCGTATATAATGCATTCTTGGCAACATAGGGTTAGTATAAGCTTGTATCAAACTCAACCATGATGAACAAGTAAACCTTAATGCAATCTCAATGTCACCCATTTTCTTTGCACCACTAGGGAGCAAGACCATAAGTGAATAAGTACCCATATATACCTTATTCGTGTCGAGCGTCGAGAGTCGTACCCTCAGCTTCCCGAGTCGTACGTCCTTCTTGAGGGCGTCGTCGTGCTTGTACCTCCCGTTATCAAACACCCCAATCGTCAGCACGGTGCAAGGGTCGTACACGTCCCATGTGTATTGCTCGTTCCACCTCGGATTGAAACGGTCGAGGATAGTACGCGTACGGACCCACTTAGGCCCGTACTTGGCCACCACGTAGGCATCGGTGGTGCCACGTGTACCGTCTTTTGTTTTCACGGGGAGGAGGTTGTTGGCCCCTCTTATACCAACTTCAAGCAATCCAATAGGTGGTTTGGATAGTTGTTTTGCTGTGGCTCTGACATCACTTGTTAAATGTGCAGCTTCGTCAAGCACGTGATAACCTCCCTCCAAACAAGTACGCACGTGTATTCTACCCGCGTATGGTTTTTTCTCATCACCAATCAAATTGAACCACCTTGATCTCGGCTCCGATTTGTCGTCGGTGCGCTTATCGATGGATGTGACTTGTACCTTAGCATACCCCACCACTTGACCATTAGTAACATCTTCCACTGTGATCACCAAAAACGGCTCGAACGGCTCGGCGGCCACGAAGACAAGGTCTTCGTTCCACGTGGGATTGGACGCCGAGCTGGACGAGCCCACCGTGGTACGGCTCGTCTTGAACAACTGCGCCCCGAGCTGAGCTTTCACGTAGAGATCTGGACTCCGAACCTTAGGCTCGGTACCACCCGAACCTAGCTGCAAGTCTTGGGTTTGGATAACCGTTAGTCTTAAATACCACAGCTTCGGAGAAAGGTAAACTTTGGCTCGGGTTTCCGGTATCAACCCACCGGAATCCGACTGCCACGCCTCGTTAAAAGCTTCATCCGCCTGAGTCCCGAGCCACACCGCCAGCATAACATCATTCCCCGGTGGGTTCTGATCACCGGTGACACCTTCTAAACTGTACCATTGTGGAGCTAATGGACTGTCCGGCGGCACTCTTTTGGGTACTTCCTGCAAATCAAACGATACATTTCCGATGCAATTTTCGACCATTTTATCGTCTGATTCTTTCTTTTCGACCCAAATCGAAACCTCTAATGAAGTTGAGTTCAATCCATCTTTGTCGAATGCGAAAACTTGATCCCATTCTCTGTAATCAGCGAGTGATTTGGTTTTGATAC comes from Solanum pennellii chromosome 1, SPENNV200 and encodes:
- the LOC107001780 gene encoding FT-interacting protein 7; translated protein: MGDQICTRKVIVEVCNAKNLMPKDGQGTASAFAIVDFDGQRRRTKTKFRDLNPQWDERLEFLVHDVDSMASETLELNVYNDKKIGKRSNFLGKVKISGSTFVGVGFESLVYYPLEKRSVFSQIKGEIGLKIWFVDEETPPPPTATEEKKEEVAAEAAPEKKEEKTPTPAPEVTEEKPSTTTDENKSESAEKKEEEKKPDESGEKKEETPPENPKDGETPAAAAPPPPEVMEHPPIAQNKPPNKNPSANENTSELKILHKNLSTGVDRRTGAFDLVDQMPFLYVRLVKAKRAHHEPDSSAYAKLVIGTHSIKTKSLADYREWDQVFAFDKDGLNSTSLEVSIWVEKKESDDKMVENCIGNVSFDLQEVPKRVPPDSPLAPQWYSLEGVTGDQNPPGNDVMLAVWLGTQADEAFNEAWQSDSGGLIPETRAKVYLSPKLWYLRLTVIQTQDLQLGSGGTEPKVRSPDLYVKAQLGAQLFKTSRTTVGSSSSASNPTWNEDLVFVAAEPFEPFLVITVEDVTNGQVVGYAKVQVTSIDKRTDDKSEPRSRWFNLIGDEKKPYAGRIHVRTCLEGGYHVLDEAAHLTSDVRATAKQLSKPPIGLLEVGIRGANNLLPVKTKDGTRGTTDAYVVAKYGPKWVRTRTILDRFNPRWNEQYTWDVYDPCTVLTIGVFDNGRYKHDDALKKDVRLGKLRVRLSTLDTNKVYMGTYSLMVLLPSGAKKMGDIEIALRFTCSSWLSLIQAYTNPMLPRMHYIRPFGPAQQDILRHTAMRIVTARLARSEPALGQEVVQCMLDSDTHIWSMRRSKANWFRVVGCLSRAATLARWLDGIRTWVHPPTTILVHILLIAIVLCPHLVLPTICMYAFLIISLRYRYRQRVAITMDPRLSYVDAIGPDELDEEFDGFPSSRPMEHVRVRYDRLRALAGRAQTLLGDVAAQGERLEALFNWRDPRATGIFVIVCLLASLVFYVVPFKAFVVGSGLYYLRHPRFRDDMPSVPVNFFRRLPPLSDQIL